A single Candidatus Bipolaricaulota bacterium DNA region contains:
- a CDS encoding YicC family protein has product MIRSMTGYGAGSGSAGGWNAAVALRTLNHRYLSVRVRGASDPVLERKIDEEVKHAFARGEVEVTVSLTQDPDALRLRFDRRTISAYADELRALADELSLPPPSLHDLISLGAFAPQAAEVPDPWPAVAAALTAAIVGAQAARTQEGKLIHDELVSLLDELSSLIDQVKARIPAVVEELRDRLRERVSSLGVEVDPDRLEMEIALLAERADVREEIARLEAHVSRIRTLLDSDAPVGKELSFLAQELLREANTLGAKSRDLEINGLVVSMKVAIDRFKEQVQNVE; this is encoded by the coding sequence GTGATCAGGAGCATGACCGGGTACGGTGCCGGAAGCGGGAGCGCCGGTGGCTGGAACGCCGCGGTAGCGCTCCGCACCCTGAACCACCGCTACTTGTCGGTGCGGGTACGGGGGGCGTCTGATCCCGTCCTGGAGCGGAAGATCGACGAGGAAGTGAAGCATGCATTCGCACGCGGGGAGGTGGAGGTAACGGTCTCGCTCACCCAGGATCCGGACGCTCTTCGCCTCCGGTTCGACCGGAGAACGATCTCCGCCTACGCGGATGAGCTCCGGGCACTGGCGGACGAGCTTTCCCTCCCTCCTCCGAGCCTGCACGATCTGATCTCGCTCGGGGCGTTCGCGCCCCAAGCAGCGGAGGTCCCTGACCCGTGGCCCGCGGTCGCGGCCGCCCTGACCGCGGCGATCGTTGGGGCACAGGCGGCGCGGACACAGGAAGGGAAGCTCATCCACGACGAGCTTGTTTCGCTCCTGGACGAGCTATCCTCCCTGATCGACCAGGTGAAGGCAAGGATCCCCGCCGTGGTCGAAGAGCTGCGTGACCGGCTGCGAGAGCGGGTCTCCTCCCTTGGGGTCGAGGTCGACCCCGACCGGCTGGAGATGGAGATCGCGCTCCTCGCCGAGCGGGCCGACGTGCGGGAGGAGATCGCGCGACTCGAGGCGCACGTCTCCCGAATCCGCACCCTGCTCGACTCCGATGCTCCCGTCGGGAAGGAACTCTCCTTCCTCGCCCAGGAGCTCCTGCGCGAGGCGAACACCCTGGGGGCGAAGTCACGCGACCTTGAGATAAACGGACTCGTCGTCTCGATGAAGGTGGCGATCGATCGATTCAAAGAGCAGGTGCAGAATGTCGAATGA
- the gmk gene encoding guanylate kinase: MSNEAITGYRRGIGGGLAFVVSGPSGAGKNSVIDRVMELLPGLSYSVSYTTRPPRPHEVPGRDYHFVSREEFERLIAAGELVEHVQYLGDYYGTGFRQIEEVFAQGKDVILNIDVNGARTLRARGLLRFTVIYVFLAPSSLSRLEERLRARGTEDEAEIARRLEVAARELEEIPGFDYLVINDEFDRAVDELAGIITAERVRIVRR, translated from the coding sequence ATGTCGAATGAGGCGATAACCGGATACCGTCGTGGGATCGGAGGCGGGCTGGCGTTCGTCGTCTCCGGCCCATCCGGGGCCGGGAAGAACTCGGTGATCGATCGGGTGATGGAGCTCCTCCCCGGCCTCTCCTACTCGGTATCCTACACCACTCGGCCACCGCGGCCACACGAGGTCCCGGGGCGGGATTACCACTTCGTCTCCCGGGAGGAGTTCGAGCGATTGATCGCCGCCGGGGAACTGGTGGAGCACGTGCAGTACCTCGGCGATTACTACGGAACCGGGTTCCGTCAGATCGAGGAGGTGTTCGCCCAGGGGAAGGACGTGATCCTGAACATCGACGTCAATGGAGCGCGAACCCTGCGCGCGCGTGGGCTCCTCCGGTTCACGGTGATCTACGTCTTCCTCGCCCCCTCGTCACTATCCCGGTTGGAGGAGCGCCTGCGCGCCCGCGGAACGGAGGACGAAGCGGAGATCGCCCGCCGGCTCGAGGTCGCCGCGCGCGAGCTTGAGGAGATCCCAGGGTTCGACTACCTTGTGATCAACGATGAGTTCGATCGGGCAGTGGATGAGCTCGCCGGGATCATCACCGCCGAGCGGGTCCGGATCGTGCGCCGATGA